Within the uncultured Campylobacter sp. genome, the region AAGATGATAATGAACGATATAAACGAGACAATGAGTGGAATAGATACTATTTTTGGAATACATACTTTAAAATCAATTTTCCTAAAGACAAAAATATTCTAATCCATTATGGCTGGTATAATATATTTTATATTAAAAACTCATATAAAATATCAGAATGTAAAAATAAACCTAAACTATACGATAGACTTAACGGAATATCCAAATATTGTACCTACACTAAAATAATTCAATTCCCAATTTATGAATATAAAATTCAAAGCGATGATTTCATCAATACAAAATGTAAAATAGAAGCATATTTGCAAAATCGACATAGCCCAAATTTCAATAGTTGCGGTAACGAATTTTATGGAGTAGAAATCCTAATTTCGGAAAATAACATAGACAATAACGGGCAGGTTGATGAAGGTGGGTATATTGAAATTCTAAAAGACGCTATTGATAAAAGAAGAGAACAGAGTGAAAACTGGGAAAAATAGAAAATAAAATACAGAAAAAATTGAATTAATAAGCTACGGCAAAAAGGAAAAATTGCGATAAAAATATAAATTAAGATTTAGATAATTAAGCTTTGTAAGTATTGTATAAATTTGAGGTATCGAAATCAAACATCCTAGCTCCGTGCATAGCAAAGCGTAAAATTCCTCGTAAAATTTTACGCTTTACATCTTGCAAATGGATTTTTACCAAAGTAAAATTCTGTCGGGCAGCGCCGCATCTCGTGCTACGAGCGCAAAACGTTTAGCAAATATCGCGATAAATTTAAACTTAAAATAGTGGAGTTTGAAAAAAAGATGCGCCGCTTTGAAAGCGCATACGAAGCTACGTGGCGGTATTTGCGGCAAGCGGTATAAACCATGCCGCTAAATTTGGAGCGAAATTTCAGAATAAGGCTAAATTTAAAGAATTTAGCCGTTCATTATCGATAGCAGCTCGGTGTTGTCTTTGGTTTTTAGCATCTTGGCGTATAAAAATTTTAGCGCCTCGACGTCGTCCATCGTCGAGATCGCCGAGCGCAGCGCCCAGATCTTTTGCAGATTTTCGCTGCCTTGCAAAAGCTCCTCTTTGCGCGTGCCCGATTTGGTGATGTTGATCGCCGGGTAAATTCTACGATCCGATATGTTACGATCGAGAATGATCTCGCTGTTGCCCGTGCCCTTGAACTCCTCGAAGATCACGTCATCCATACGCGAGCCGGTCTCGATGAGCGCGGTAGCGACGATGGTGAGCGAGCCGCCGTTTTCGATATTTCGTGCCGCACCAAAGAAGCGCTTCGGCTTATGCAGGGCGTTTGCGTCCACGCCGCCGCTTAGGACTTTGCCGCTGCTAGGCGTGACGGTGTTGTAGGCGCGCGCAAGGCGAGTGATGCTATCGAGCAGAATGACGACGTCCTTGCCGTTTTCGACGGCGCGTTTTGCCTTTTCGATGACGAGCTCGGCGACGCGGACGTGATTGAATGCTGGCTGATCGAAGGTCGAGCTAAACACCTCGCCGCGTACGCTACGCTCCATGTCGGTGACCTCCTCCGGGCGCTCGTCGACTAGCAGTACCAAAAGCTCGACCTCGGGGTGGTTGCGCGTAATGCCGTTGGCAAGCTCTTTCATAAGCTCCGTTTTACCACTACGCGGAGGAGCAGTGATGAGCCCGCGCTGCCCCTTACCGATCGGCGTGAAAAGATCGAGTACGCGACCGGTAAGGCGCATAGGGTCATATTCGAGCTTGAGCTTTTCGGTCGGGAAAAGCGGCGTGAGATTGTCAAATAGCGGGCGCTCTCTGGCCTCTTGGATCGATTTGTAATTGATCGCCTCGATCTTTAAAAGCGCGTAGTACTTCTCCTGATCCTTCGGCTCGCGCACCTGGCCCGTGACGATGTCGCCGACGCGCAGGGCGAATTTACGGATCTGACTTAAGCTCACGTAGGCGTCATTAGCGCTGTCGCTTAAATTTGAATCTATGCCGCGCAAAAAGCCGTAACCCTCGGCGGTAACCTCTAAAATCCCCGTAAAAAGTATAAATCCGCCCTGCTTCGTCTGCATGCGTAAAATTTCAAAAACGAGCGCTTGGCGGCGGAATTCGCGCGGGTTCTCGACGCCTAGCTCGTCTGCTATAGCGATGAGATTTTCAAGATCCATCGAGCGGAGCTCCTCGATCTGGTAGCCCTCGACGGGAACGTGCGTTTTAGCGTAAGTTTTTCTGCCGTTTTGATTAGAATTTGAAACGGCGGTCTGGGTGGAATTTTGATTTGTATTTTCCATTTGTCCTCTTAGAGTGTGAAGTTATTAAATTTGGTTTTAAAAAAGTTGCGAAATTTAAAATTTAGTTTTCTTTGTAAGCACCGAACCTTAAAATTTTTTGTTGCCTTCTGCTGATGAGCTCGTCTATGCTAAGATCGTCTAGCTTGTGCAGCTCGGTTAAGACGTAGTTTCCAAGCGCTTTTATCGCGCCGTCTTTATCTCTGTGGGCGCCCGTTTTGGGCTCTTTGATCACGTCGTCGATCAAGCCCAGCTCTTTTAGCTCCTCGGCGGTGATCTTTAGCGCTTTCGTAGCGGCCTCGCTCTTGCTTGGATCGTTCCACAAAATCGCGGCACAGCCCTCGGGAGAGATAACTGAAAAAATTGAGTTTTGAAGCATCGCCAGCCGATCGGCTACGCCGATAGCCAAAGCTCCGCCGCTACCGCCCTCGCCTATAACTACGGCGATCGTAGGCGTTTTAATATCGCTAAGCTCATATAGATTTCGCGCGATTGCTTCACTTTGACCGCGTTCCTCGGCACCAAGTCCCGGATATGCGCCCGGAGTGTCGATCAAAAATAGAATCGGAAGGTTAAATTTCTCGGCAAGTTTTGCTACGCGCAGTGCCTTGCGATAGCCCTCCGGATGCGGCATACCGAAATTTCGCTTCAGCTTGTTTTTGGTGCCGCGACCCTTCTGCTCGGCGATCACGGCGATTTTGCGATTACCCATAATGCCCAAATAGCACACGATCGAAGGATCGTCTCTAAAGGCGCGGTCGCCGTGAAGTTCCCTAGCGTCTTGCAAAAGCGCGCGAATATAATCGATCGCGTAAGGGCGATCTGGGTGACGCGCAAGCTGAAGTCTTTGGTATTCGTTTAAATTCTTATAAACTTTGGAAATTTCTTTTTCGAGGTTCTTATTTAAAATTTCGACCGCGTCCTCATCACCGCGAATTTTAGCGGCAGTGATGTCCTCGTCAATCTGCTTTATAGACTTTTCGAAGTCCAGATAGCTAGCCATTAATCTACTCTTTTGAAAATAAGCGATGCGTTCGTGCCGCCGAATCCGAAATTATTGCTCATGACGCAATCGAGTTTGGCTTTTCTAGCGACGTTTGGCACATAGTCCAAATCGCAATCTGGATCTTTTGAAATTTGATTTATCGTAGGCGGTATGATGCCGTTTTGCATCGCTAAAAGGCTGATCGCAGCCTCTACTGCTCCTGCAGCGCCTAGGCAATGTCCTAGCTGGCCCTTGGTGGAGCTGACCGCAGGCACCTTGCCCTCACCGAAAAGCTCTTTTAACGCCGCGGTTTCGTTTTTATCGTTTATCGCAGTGGACGTTCCGTGAGCGTTGATATAATCAATCTTCGGGCGCCCCGCCATCTCATAGGCCTTTTTCATAGCGCGGATCGGACCGTCTAGGCTAGGCGAAGTGATATGATAGGCATCGCCGCTAGCGCCGAATCCTACGAGCTCGCCGTAAATTTTAGCGCCGCGCGCTTTCGCGTCTTCTAGCTCTTCTAAAACCAAAGCCGCCGCACCTTCGCCCATAACAAAGCCGTTTCGCTCCGCATCAAACGGACGTGAAGCGTGCGCTGGATCGTCATTTCTAGCGCAAAGCGCCTTCATCGCGGCAAATCCGCCGATACCTACGGGACAAACCGCAGCCTCGGCACCCACTGCAAGCATCTTTTTCGCTTCGCCAATCATAATAACTCTCGCAGCGTCCATAATTGCATGCGCTGAAGCCGCACAAGCCGTAACGCTGGATAAATTCGGACCTTTTAATTTATAGTATATAGAAACAAAGCCGCCGAGCATATTTACTAAAGCAGAGGGGATAAAAAACGGAGAAATTCGCCTAGGACCGCGCTGCAAGCAGGTATTGGCGTTTATTTCGATATTCGGCAAACCGCCTATACCACTAGCGGAGCTAACGCCGAATTCGTCGCTATCGAAACCGCTAAATTTAGCGTCATCCATAGCTTCACCCGCGGCTTTAAGCCCGAGTTGGATAAATCTATCCATCTTTTTTATCTCTTTTCCATCCTCGATTATGCTCGAAGGATCGAAACCTTTTACTTCAGCTGCAATTTGAACCGGAAATTCGCTAGCGTCAAAGAGTGAAATTTTATCAACCCCGGTTTTTCCGTTACAGATATTTTCAAAACTGCTCTGTTTGTCAAGCCCGAGAGAGGTTACCATCCCGATGCCCGTTACTACGACTCGTTTCAAAACTGCTTCCTTAAAATTTTATTTCTTAGGCAAATTTTCTATATAATCTACTACGTCTTTAATGCTTACTAATTTTTCGGACTCGCTATCAGGGATCTCGATACCGAATTTCTCCTCTAAAGCCATTACTAGCTCAACTACGTCAAGAGAGTCCGCGCCCAAATCCTCGATAATTTTAGAGTCAAGTTTAACCTGATCCGGGCTAACGCTGAGTTGCTCTACAACTACGTCTCTTACATCTTCAAATACTGCCATTTTAGCACTCCTTTAAAAAAATACCGCGTAATTCTATAATATTTAACCTTAAATTCCGCTATTTAACGCTACATATAGAGCCCGCCGTTGATTTTAAGCGTCTCTCCCGTAATGTAGCCCGCGCCGTCGCTGAGTAAAAACGCAACTCCTTCGG harbors:
- a CDS encoding beta-ketoacyl-ACP synthase II, yielding MKRVVVTGIGMVTSLGLDKQSSFENICNGKTGVDKISLFDASEFPVQIAAEVKGFDPSSIIEDGKEIKKMDRFIQLGLKAAGEAMDDAKFSGFDSDEFGVSSASGIGGLPNIEINANTCLQRGPRRISPFFIPSALVNMLGGFVSIYYKLKGPNLSSVTACAASAHAIMDAARVIMIGEAKKMLAVGAEAAVCPVGIGGFAAMKALCARNDDPAHASRPFDAERNGFVMGEGAAALVLEELEDAKARGAKIYGELVGFGASGDAYHITSPSLDGPIRAMKKAYEMAGRPKIDYINAHGTSTAINDKNETAALKELFGEGKVPAVSSTKGQLGHCLGAAGAVEAAISLLAMQNGIIPPTINQISKDPDCDLDYVPNVARKAKLDCVMSNNFGFGGTNASLIFKRVD
- the rho gene encoding transcription termination factor Rho; this encodes MENTNQNSTQTAVSNSNQNGRKTYAKTHVPVEGYQIEELRSMDLENLIAIADELGVENPREFRRQALVFEILRMQTKQGGFILFTGILEVTAEGYGFLRGIDSNLSDSANDAYVSLSQIRKFALRVGDIVTGQVREPKDQEKYYALLKIEAINYKSIQEARERPLFDNLTPLFPTEKLKLEYDPMRLTGRVLDLFTPIGKGQRGLITAPPRSGKTELMKELANGITRNHPEVELLVLLVDERPEEVTDMERSVRGEVFSSTFDQPAFNHVRVAELVIEKAKRAVENGKDVVILLDSITRLARAYNTVTPSSGKVLSGGVDANALHKPKRFFGAARNIENGGSLTIVATALIETGSRMDDVIFEEFKGTGNSEIILDRNISDRRIYPAINITKSGTRKEELLQGSENLQKIWALRSAISTMDDVEALKFLYAKMLKTKDNTELLSIMNG
- the acpP gene encoding acyl carrier protein, whose product is MAVFEDVRDVVVEQLSVSPDQVKLDSKIIEDLGADSLDVVELVMALEEKFGIEIPDSESEKLVSIKDVVDYIENLPKK
- the accA gene encoding acetyl-CoA carboxylase carboxyl transferase subunit alpha, coding for MASYLDFEKSIKQIDEDITAAKIRGDEDAVEILNKNLEKEISKVYKNLNEYQRLQLARHPDRPYAIDYIRALLQDARELHGDRAFRDDPSIVCYLGIMGNRKIAVIAEQKGRGTKNKLKRNFGMPHPEGYRKALRVAKLAEKFNLPILFLIDTPGAYPGLGAEERGQSEAIARNLYELSDIKTPTIAVVIGEGGSGGALAIGVADRLAMLQNSIFSVISPEGCAAILWNDPSKSEAATKALKITAEELKELGLIDDVIKEPKTGAHRDKDGAIKALGNYVLTELHKLDDLSIDELISRRQQKILRFGAYKEN